In Betta splendens chromosome 22, fBetSpl5.4, whole genome shotgun sequence, the following proteins share a genomic window:
- the ccr6b gene encoding C-C chemokine receptor type 6 isoform X1, which produces MVKMESTESWTAYNYTGLDDEEEGLCNLDPNPMEVTIQTYIHGIICAFGLIGNLLVIITYVFYKRTKTMTDVYLYNVAVADLIFVVALPFIIYNEQHSWLMGLAVCKMLRSAYSINLYSGMLLLACISGDRYFAIVQARRFFAARSRTLIYSRLICSGLWVIAVTLTVPTLIYTERYEEHNLWSVSVTVTCQMTFRTSEKAKLMKVLVPSLQMAVGFLLPLVVMVFCYSSIVYTLLRAQSTKRHKAVRVVLAVVVVFIVCQLPYNVVLLFHTLSLFKERDCEEEQFRLRVLAISRSIAYLHCCLNPILYAFIGVKFRNHFWQIMFDLWCLSKKYIYSARSSRATTEICISGSKPSEGSNHLSSFTA; this is translated from the exons atggTTAAG ATGGAGAGCACTGAGTCATGGACAGCGTATAATTACACCGGTTTAGACGATGAAGAAGAAGGCCTCTGCAACCTGGACCCCAACCCAATGGAGGTCACCATTCAAACCTACATCCACGGAATCATCTGTGCCTTCGGCCTGATCGGCAACCTTCTTGTAATCATCACCTACGTATTCTACAAAAGAACCAAGACGATGACAGATGTGTATCTGTATAACGTGGCTGTGGCAGATCTGATCTTTGTAGTGGCTCTGCCTTTTATTATATACAACGAGCAGCATAGTTGGTTAATGGGTCTTGCAGTTTGCAAGATGCTGAGATCAGCCTACAGCATCAACCTGTACAGTGGAATGCTTCTGCTGGCGTGCATTAGTGGCGATCGCTACTTCGCCATAGTTCAGGCAAGAAGGTTTTTTGCGGCTCGCTCACGCACTCTGATCTACAGTCGTCTTATCTGCTCAGGTCTTTGGGTGATTGCAGTGACTTTAACTGTGCCCACACTCATCTACACTGAACGCTATGAAGAGCACAATCtatggtctgtgtctgtcactgTGACTTGTCAAATGACTTTCAGGACAAGTGAAAAAGCAAAGCTGATGAAGGTGCTGGTTCCCAGCCTTCAAATGGCAGTGGGCTTCCTTCTGCCTCTGGTGGTTATGGTATTCTGCTACTCCAGCATTGTGTACACCCTGCTGAGAGCACAGAGCACCAAGAGGCACAAGGCTGTCCGCGTGGTCCTGGCAGTTGTTGTGGTCTTCATTGTGTGTCAGCTTCCATATAATGTGGTTCTTCTCTTTCATACCTTGTCTCTTTTTAAGGAGAGGGATTGTGAGGAAGAACAATTTAGACTCCGGGTTCTGGCCATTTCCCGGAGCATAGCATACCTCCACTGCTGTCTCAATCCCATCCTCTATGCCTTCATTGGCGTGAAGTTCAGAAATCACTTCTGGCAAATTATGTTTGACCTTTGGTGCCttagtaaaaaatatatatactccgCTCGCTCATCGCGTGCAACAACTGAAATATGCATATCAGGGTCCAAGCCTTCAGAAGGCTCCAACCACCTGTCGTCCTTTACTGCATGA
- the ccr6b gene encoding C-C chemokine receptor type 6 isoform X2, whose translation MESTESWTAYNYTGLDDEEEGLCNLDPNPMEVTIQTYIHGIICAFGLIGNLLVIITYVFYKRTKTMTDVYLYNVAVADLIFVVALPFIIYNEQHSWLMGLAVCKMLRSAYSINLYSGMLLLACISGDRYFAIVQARRFFAARSRTLIYSRLICSGLWVIAVTLTVPTLIYTERYEEHNLWSVSVTVTCQMTFRTSEKAKLMKVLVPSLQMAVGFLLPLVVMVFCYSSIVYTLLRAQSTKRHKAVRVVLAVVVVFIVCQLPYNVVLLFHTLSLFKERDCEEEQFRLRVLAISRSIAYLHCCLNPILYAFIGVKFRNHFWQIMFDLWCLSKKYIYSARSSRATTEICISGSKPSEGSNHLSSFTA comes from the coding sequence ATGGAGAGCACTGAGTCATGGACAGCGTATAATTACACCGGTTTAGACGATGAAGAAGAAGGCCTCTGCAACCTGGACCCCAACCCAATGGAGGTCACCATTCAAACCTACATCCACGGAATCATCTGTGCCTTCGGCCTGATCGGCAACCTTCTTGTAATCATCACCTACGTATTCTACAAAAGAACCAAGACGATGACAGATGTGTATCTGTATAACGTGGCTGTGGCAGATCTGATCTTTGTAGTGGCTCTGCCTTTTATTATATACAACGAGCAGCATAGTTGGTTAATGGGTCTTGCAGTTTGCAAGATGCTGAGATCAGCCTACAGCATCAACCTGTACAGTGGAATGCTTCTGCTGGCGTGCATTAGTGGCGATCGCTACTTCGCCATAGTTCAGGCAAGAAGGTTTTTTGCGGCTCGCTCACGCACTCTGATCTACAGTCGTCTTATCTGCTCAGGTCTTTGGGTGATTGCAGTGACTTTAACTGTGCCCACACTCATCTACACTGAACGCTATGAAGAGCACAATCtatggtctgtgtctgtcactgTGACTTGTCAAATGACTTTCAGGACAAGTGAAAAAGCAAAGCTGATGAAGGTGCTGGTTCCCAGCCTTCAAATGGCAGTGGGCTTCCTTCTGCCTCTGGTGGTTATGGTATTCTGCTACTCCAGCATTGTGTACACCCTGCTGAGAGCACAGAGCACCAAGAGGCACAAGGCTGTCCGCGTGGTCCTGGCAGTTGTTGTGGTCTTCATTGTGTGTCAGCTTCCATATAATGTGGTTCTTCTCTTTCATACCTTGTCTCTTTTTAAGGAGAGGGATTGTGAGGAAGAACAATTTAGACTCCGGGTTCTGGCCATTTCCCGGAGCATAGCATACCTCCACTGCTGTCTCAATCCCATCCTCTATGCCTTCATTGGCGTGAAGTTCAGAAATCACTTCTGGCAAATTATGTTTGACCTTTGGTGCCttagtaaaaaatatatatactccgCTCGCTCATCGCGTGCAACAACTGAAATATGCATATCAGGGTCCAAGCCTTCAGAAGGCTCCAACCACCTGTCGTCCTTTACTGCATGA